From Triticum aestivum cultivar Chinese Spring chromosome 7B, IWGSC CS RefSeq v2.1, whole genome shotgun sequence:
ATTAACTCTGACTTTGTCTACCACTAATTCCTACTAGGGTTCTTGTATGTGCAAGACTTCTGTGAAAATATAAATATGTGATGTCCACCCCTTACTGTCTCTATTCTATTTTATGGTTTGGAAAATGCAAATCATGTGTTGGTCTGTTTTACAAACATGGAATAGCCAGTATAATTGATCTTGCCCCCCTTATGTGTTGCTCCCTATCATTATTCTGTTACCTTGTTAACTGGCCGTTAATCTCATTCTTTGTTCACCCGCATGGACCTGACTTGATGGTGAGGATGGCATAGATATCCATGCTGGAGGAGTAGGAGGGCAACGGGCAAGTAATAATAGGAACCACCATGAGCCTCACTATGCGCTATCCTGGTGAAACTGTTGGGTGCAACGGTGATGGGCAAGACGAGCATGTAGAAAGAGACCACAACAGCAGCAGGATAAGACATAGTTGTTGAAGACTTGAAATACACATGAATGTACATGTTTCGATCTGATCTCCCCTTAATCTGGATTGCCTTCTCTTCACATGTATGGTTGGTATGTTTAGTGAAGCTTCTCAATAGGTACATGTCTTGTTAATAAGTGATTTTAAAATATaaatagaagatagaaagagagggGAGGTTGGACAGCAAGAGATAGTTATTGTAAAAAAGAAAGTGGGTCATGTTTCTCTTATTGCTCTATTCTGTCATAAATTTATAATGCTTGTCGGTCAAACACTAGAGTAGATTTTTGACTTTCTGTCGGTAATAATCAATGTCAAATGGAAAAAATAGAGAACCTTTTCGTGGAGAAAATTGAAGTCCTTATTCTGGTCATATAAAATACAAGATGTCCACCCCTAGTGTCTCTAGTCTATTTTGTGCTTCAAAAAATATAAAGCATTTGTTGGTTGTTATATTTGTAGAGAAGAGGCAATATGGAGGATTTGTTTTTCTCAAGAAAGGAATAAATGCAATCATGGGCTTGGCTATTAATCTAATTTTGATGGCTGTAGGGTTGTTTAGATGCATCATAAGACATTTTTATAGAATTGAAATACACCTGAACAAGTTGTGATCATCTGGAATGTCGTGTCTTCACATAAAGTATAAATATAAGATAGGAAAAGAGGGAAGGTCTGAAGAGCATGAGATAGTTAGTTATTGTAAAAAAGAAAGGGGGTTCTATTCTCTAATATCTCTTATTCCATTGTAATGCTTGGTGGCAATAAACTAGAGTAGAACTTGATTTTCTGTTAGAGCTAATCAATGTCAAATGGACACCCTTTTCCATGCAGAAAAGTAAAGTCCTTATGATAGTCATGTAAAATGTGAGAGGTCCACCCCTATTATCTCTAGTGTACTTTATATATGCTTCAGAAAATATAAAGCATGTGCTTTTTGTTATATTTGTAGAGAAGAAATATGGAGGATTTTGTTTTTCTCAAAAGAGGATTGATTAGAAAGGTGGGCTTCATTCTAACATGTTAATCTGATTACACATAGGAGCTGGAGTCAGTTTTCTAGTGATGGACTAGGATTGAAGCTACTCGACGAGGCACAAACATGCTACTATCTTGCTAGGCTGTGGTCTTCAGTTCATGTCGTGGCTGGGTTGTTGCCAGTTACTTCAACTAGTCAGTTTTCTTGTTCTGCTTGCTCCAGTTACATTATGTCCTCCCAACCGTTGTCTGATCATGAATACGTTGTCACATTGTGCCTTTTGTTTCTGAAAGATAAAACCTTGTAATTTTATTATATTACGAAGCCAAGCCGCGCACATGGGTATTTTTTGGGCTACCCCAGCTTTCAGGATCCAGACACTTCAAAATTGTTTTCTCAAGCTTCTTTTGATGGTATTTAGAAACTTGCATATGCTCATTTATTTCAGTCTAGTAAGCAACTTGAGCAAAATGCGTCCACAAATTATCACCAGGCACGAATGTCTCAGGTTGACAAAATCGTCTGCCAGAGTGTGTTTTATTCAAAGTCCTCATTATAGCCATATAATATTCGAGATGTCCACCCCCACTATCTCTTGTCTATTTTATGCTTGAAAAAATATAAAGCATGTGATTGTTGTTGTATTTGTAGAGAAGAGGTAATTTCTAGGATTTTGTTTTTCTCAAGAGAGGAGTAATGAAATTGTGTCTTGACTCTAACCTGTTAGTTTGATTTTGATGGCTGTAGggttgtttagttgcatcataagACATCTTTGTTGAATTATCTGGATCGCCTTACCTTGACATGTCCTGTTAATAAGTGTTTTAAAGAAATATTATAATTTAGAAAGAGAGGGGGAGGTTAGCAGAGTATCAGAGATAGTTAGTTACTGTAAAAAAGAAAGGGGGTCCTATTCTCCATCTCTCTTATTCTGTTGTTATGCATGTATCTTCCTGATATACTAATATAAAGTATAATTCATGTGATTCTCTCTGTTAATGGTGATGAATCAGTCTTGCAATTGAGGTGCAAGGGCCATTTTGTGTGCTTTTGCCTCGTAGTTTCCTATTCAATGTACCTCTCGTAGCTGCTGATTTTGATGTGTTTAGGTTCACTATCTTAGAGCCTGTTCGGACTCTCTCCGCTCTCCAACTCCACGCCGGAGCGGAGCAACATCTAGTTCTAATTTGGGGAGTGGCTGAAAAGGTGCTCCACGTGCTCTGCTCCAAACAGGGCCTTAGTTGATGATGTGATTGGATTCCATATGATTTTAAAATGATCTGGAGATTGCTTATCTGGCTCAACACCAACACTTGATCAGAGATGGACATCTTCAATGATCCAATGCTTTTGCTTATCTGACTTTTGTTGGTGCTTTTATTCTGAAATCTAAACTACTGCTTTTATCCGTCGTTAAATTCATATTA
This genomic window contains:
- the LOC123160078 gene encoding uncharacterized protein, encoding MANNSSWCTKDPACGVHVEFFFTLKHRLWSWSQFSSDGLGLKLLDEAQTCYYLARLWSSVHVVAGLLPVTSTKPVRTLSALQLHAGAEQHLVLIWGVAEKVLHVLCSKQGLS